The following proteins are co-located in the Aggregatibacter aphrophilus ATCC 33389 genome:
- the holA gene encoding DNA polymerase III subunit delta, translating to MNRIFPEQLSLSLARQPAALYFLAGEDPLLLEESQDAIQQAAFKQGFDEKWVLEINSSTDWNVLFERVQSMGLFFNKQLIILDLPENLTALLQKNLLEFVSLLHPDVLPIFRLAKLTKTAENQPWFIAANQYAPEAVLVNCQTPNVEQLPRWVSNRAKSLGLSIDEDAVQLLCYSYENNLLALKQALQLLDLLYADRKLSFARVNAVVEQSSVFTPFQWVDAILSGKGNRARRILIGLKDEDVQPIILLRTLQRDLMTLLEISKPEQPAKLDDPLPTAQLREQFDRLKVWQNRRLLFSQIIQRLTYRKLYLFFQQLADVERSAKQEFSDDIWQQLEALSVRFCI from the coding sequence ATGAATCGTATTTTTCCTGAACAGCTTTCTCTCTCGTTAGCGCGTCAACCCGCGGCGCTTTATTTTCTAGCGGGAGAGGATCCGTTATTACTTGAAGAAAGTCAGGATGCTATTCAACAGGCCGCGTTTAAACAAGGATTCGACGAAAAATGGGTGCTGGAAATTAATTCCTCCACCGACTGGAATGTGTTGTTTGAACGTGTGCAATCTATGGGCTTATTTTTCAATAAGCAACTCATTATCTTAGATTTACCGGAAAATCTAACCGCACTTTTGCAGAAAAATCTGTTGGAATTCGTTTCCTTGTTACACCCTGATGTGTTGCCGATTTTTCGCCTAGCCAAACTGACTAAAACCGCTGAAAATCAACCATGGTTTATCGCTGCTAATCAATATGCTCCCGAAGCCGTATTGGTGAATTGTCAAACGCCGAATGTGGAACAGTTGCCACGTTGGGTGAGTAATCGGGCAAAAAGTTTGGGTTTAAGCATTGACGAAGATGCGGTGCAACTTTTGTGCTACAGCTATGAAAATAATTTACTGGCGCTGAAACAAGCTTTGCAATTATTGGACTTGCTTTATGCCGACCGTAAATTGAGTTTTGCCCGCGTGAATGCGGTGGTGGAGCAGTCTTCCGTATTTACCCCGTTTCAGTGGGTTGATGCGATTCTTTCCGGCAAAGGCAACCGCGCCCGTCGCATTTTAATCGGATTAAAAGATGAAGATGTGCAACCGATTATTTTGTTACGCACCTTACAGCGGGATTTGATGACATTGTTAGAGATCAGCAAACCGGAACAACCGGCCAAACTTGATGATCCTTTGCCGACAGCGCAACTACGAGAGCAATTTGATCGTCTTAAAGTGTGGCAAAACCGTCGTCTGTTATTTAGCCAAATCATACAACGTTTAACCTATCGTAAACTTTATCTCTTTTTCCAACAGCTTGCTGATGTCGAGCGCAGCGCTAAGCAAGAATTTAGTGATGACATCTGGCAGCAATTAGAGGCATTGTCTGTGAGATTTTGCATCTGA
- the leuS gene encoding leucine--tRNA ligase: MQEQYRPDLLEPEVQKFWQDNKTFKAVQDNNKEKYYCLSMFPYPSGRLHMGHVRNYTIGDVVSRYQRMKGKNVLQPFGWDAFGLPAEGAAVKNNTAPAKWTYENIAYMKKQLQILGFGFDWDREIATCKPEYYKWEQWFFTELYKKGLVYKKTSTVNWCPNDETVLANEQVHEGCCWRCDTPVEQKEIPQWFIKITDYAEQLLNCLDDLPQWPDQVKTMQRNWIGRSEGVEITFDIKDTNKKLAVYTTRPDTFYGVSYVAVAAAHPLATLAAQNNPELAEFIQEAKNTKVAEADIATMEKKGMPTGLYAIHPLTGEQVPVWVANFVLMHYGTGAVMAVPAHDQRDFEFAQKYHLPIKQVIEPINGEAIDLTKQAFTEHGKLVHSGEFDGLAFDAAFNGIANKLESMGKGKRQVNYRLRDWGVSRQRYWGAPIPMLTLENGDVVPVPMEDLPIILPEDVVMNGVNSPIKADPEWAKTTYQGKPALKETDTFDTFMESSWYYARYTCPQYQQGMLNSEEANYWLPVDQYIGGIEHATMHLLYFRFFHKLLRDAGLVNSDEPADKLLCQGMVLADAFYYTSPTNERIWVSPTKVTLERDDKGRIVKAVDDEDHELVHAGMTKMSKSKNNGIDPQEMVEKYGADTVRLFMMFASPAEMTLEWQESGVEGAKRFLARVWNLVFEYNKNPTKTAVNPTALSISQKALRRDVHKTIAKVSDDIGRRQTFNTAIAAVMELMNKLTRAPLDDEQDRAIMAEALSAVVRMLYPITPHICFRLWQELGNQDAIDFAPWVEADEQAMVDDEKLIVVQVNGKVRGKVTVAADADEDTVKTMAFADENVKRFLDGMQVVKVIYVAGKLLNVVVKPQ; this comes from the coding sequence ATGCAAGAACAATATCGTCCTGATTTACTTGAACCGGAAGTGCAAAAATTCTGGCAGGACAATAAAACTTTTAAAGCAGTACAAGATAACAACAAAGAAAAATACTATTGTCTTTCAATGTTCCCTTATCCGTCAGGCCGTTTGCATATGGGGCATGTGCGTAATTACACCATCGGCGATGTGGTTTCCCGCTATCAACGTATGAAAGGAAAAAATGTGTTGCAACCTTTTGGTTGGGACGCTTTCGGTTTGCCGGCAGAAGGGGCAGCAGTGAAAAATAACACGGCTCCGGCTAAGTGGACGTATGAAAATATTGCCTATATGAAGAAACAACTTCAGATTTTAGGCTTTGGTTTCGACTGGGATCGTGAAATTGCTACGTGTAAACCGGAATATTATAAATGGGAACAATGGTTTTTCACGGAGCTTTATAAAAAAGGCTTGGTGTATAAAAAAACCTCTACCGTGAACTGGTGTCCAAATGATGAAACGGTGTTGGCGAACGAACAGGTGCACGAAGGTTGCTGCTGGCGTTGTGATACCCCGGTGGAACAAAAAGAAATTCCACAATGGTTTATTAAAATCACTGATTACGCTGAGCAGTTGCTAAATTGCTTAGATGATTTACCACAATGGCCGGATCAAGTAAAAACCATGCAACGCAACTGGATCGGCCGTTCCGAAGGGGTAGAAATCACTTTTGATATTAAAGACACCAACAAGAAATTAGCGGTTTACACTACCCGTCCGGATACGTTCTACGGCGTGAGTTATGTAGCGGTGGCGGCTGCTCATCCACTGGCAACACTTGCGGCGCAAAATAATCCTGAACTAGCAGAGTTCATTCAAGAAGCGAAAAACACTAAAGTTGCGGAAGCGGACATTGCCACCATGGAGAAAAAAGGCATGCCGACAGGGCTTTATGCCATTCATCCGTTAACCGGTGAACAAGTGCCGGTGTGGGTGGCGAACTTTGTGTTAATGCACTATGGTACTGGCGCGGTGATGGCAGTACCGGCTCACGATCAACGTGATTTTGAGTTCGCACAAAAATATCATTTACCGATTAAACAGGTTATCGAACCGATTAACGGCGAAGCGATCGATTTAACCAAACAAGCTTTTACCGAACATGGCAAACTGGTTCACTCCGGCGAATTTGATGGCTTGGCATTTGATGCCGCGTTTAATGGCATCGCCAATAAATTGGAGTCCATGGGCAAAGGCAAACGCCAAGTAAATTACCGCTTACGCGACTGGGGCGTTTCCCGTCAACGTTATTGGGGCGCTCCAATTCCGATGCTAACCTTGGAAAATGGCGATGTAGTGCCGGTTCCAATGGAAGATTTGCCGATTATTCTGCCGGAAGACGTGGTGATGAATGGCGTGAACAGCCCGATTAAAGCGGATCCTGAATGGGCGAAAACGACCTATCAAGGCAAACCGGCATTAAAAGAAACCGATACCTTCGATACTTTCATGGAATCTTCTTGGTACTACGCCCGCTATACCTGTCCGCAATATCAACAAGGCATGTTAAACAGCGAAGAGGCGAACTATTGGCTACCGGTGGATCAATATATCGGCGGTATCGAGCATGCGACCATGCACTTATTGTATTTCCGCTTCTTCCATAAATTATTGCGTGATGCAGGCTTGGTAAATAGCGATGAACCGGCGGATAAATTATTGTGTCAAGGCATGGTGTTAGCGGATGCTTTCTATTACACCAGCCCGACCAACGAGCGTATCTGGGTCTCACCGACCAAAGTCACATTGGAACGTGATGACAAAGGTCGTATCGTGAAAGCCGTAGATGATGAAGACCATGAATTGGTACATGCCGGCATGACCAAAATGTCAAAATCCAAAAACAACGGTATTGACCCGCAAGAAATGGTGGAAAAATATGGCGCAGACACGGTACGTTTATTTATGATGTTCGCCTCCCCGGCAGAAATGACCTTAGAATGGCAGGAGTCCGGTGTTGAAGGGGCAAAACGTTTCTTGGCTCGGGTGTGGAATTTGGTGTTTGAATACAACAAAAATCCGACAAAAACAGCTGTAAATCCGACTGCACTTTCAATCTCACAAAAAGCCTTGCGCCGCGATGTGCACAAAACCATTGCGAAAGTGAGTGATGACATCGGTCGCCGCCAAACCTTCAATACCGCCATCGCTGCGGTCATGGAATTAATGAACAAATTGACTCGTGCGCCGTTGGATGACGAGCAAGATCGCGCCATTATGGCGGAAGCGTTGAGCGCGGTAGTCAGAATGTTATATCCAATTACGCCGCATATTTGTTTCCGTTTGTGGCAGGAATTGGGTAATCAAGATGCCATTGATTTTGCCCCATGGGTAGAAGCCGATGAGCAGGCCATGGTGGACGATGAAAAACTGATTGTGGTGCAAGTCAACGGCAAAGTGCGTGGCAAGGTCACCGTGGCGGCAGATGCTGATGAAGATACGGTGAAAACCATGGCCTTCGCCGATGAGAATGTAAAACGCTTCCTCGACGGTATGCAAGTGGTGAAAGTGATTTATGTGGCTGGTAAATTACTCAATGTTGTGGTGAAACCACAGTAA
- the mutT gene encoding 8-oxo-dGTP diphosphatase MutT, with protein sequence MKKPLVQVAAGIIRNEFGQLYLTQRLEGQDFAQALEFPGGKVDKNETPEQALKRELEEEIGIMVLQAELFERFEFEYPTKVISFYFYLVNEWVGEPFGREGQAGFWLPQNELDAGQFPPANAKLIQRLLAESEH encoded by the coding sequence ATGAAGAAACCGCTTGTACAAGTCGCAGCAGGGATTATTCGTAATGAATTCGGACAACTTTACTTAACCCAACGTTTGGAAGGACAAGATTTCGCGCAAGCCTTGGAATTTCCGGGCGGTAAAGTCGATAAAAACGAAACGCCCGAACAGGCGCTAAAACGTGAACTAGAAGAAGAAATCGGTATTATGGTGTTGCAAGCAGAGCTATTTGAACGCTTTGAATTTGAATACCCGACGAAAGTGATTTCATTCTATTTTTATCTAGTTAATGAATGGGTGGGCGAACCCTTTGGGCGGGAAGGTCAAGCAGGTTTTTGGCTGCCTCAAAATGAATTGGATGCGGGACAATTTCCACCGGCAAATGCAAAATTAATTCAACGATTATTAGCGGAATCTGAGCATTAG
- the secM gene encoding secA translation cis-regulator SecM, with amino-acid sequence MMISNKSKHSFWSQLLLSMIAIFALPASQAWQYQANVANENYQNAQQQNVPQILTAVSLLKQTQQQQFQPQNAPIEAEILTKNEPHFVRSYFIINAPIRAGPELI; translated from the coding sequence ATGATGATTTCAAATAAAAGCAAACACAGTTTTTGGTCGCAACTCTTACTCAGTATGATTGCGATTTTTGCTTTACCTGCCTCACAGGCATGGCAATACCAAGCAAACGTGGCTAACGAAAATTATCAAAACGCCCAACAACAAAATGTGCCGCAGATTTTAACCGCGGTCTCCTTACTCAAACAAACCCAACAGCAACAATTCCAACCGCAAAATGCGCCGATTGAGGCTGAAATTCTTACGAAAAACGAACCGCACTTTGTGCGTTCGTATTTCATCATTAACGCGCCAATCCGCGCCGGCCCTGAGCTCATTTAA
- a CDS encoding LPS-assembly lipoprotein LptE, with amino-acid sequence MLKPIKTLLLTAGVLALSACGFHFQNGELIPQELQTLKLESSDPYSDMALSMRRQLQLNNVNLVEDKTDVPVLRLNKISTKDQVVSIFKQGREAEKQLILEVEASVKLPNKDSFPISTKVNRTFFDNSRAALAKSAEKDVIWQDMREQAARQLINKMVALQHQIHGN; translated from the coding sequence ATGCTAAAACCCATCAAAACCTTATTGTTGACCGCCGGTGTGTTGGCGCTTTCCGCGTGTGGATTTCATTTCCAAAACGGCGAACTGATTCCTCAAGAATTACAAACGTTAAAATTGGAAAGTAGTGACCCTTATAGTGATATGGCTTTATCCATGCGTCGTCAGTTACAGCTCAATAACGTGAATTTAGTGGAAGATAAGACGGATGTCCCGGTATTGCGCTTAAATAAAATTTCGACCAAAGATCAAGTGGTATCGATTTTCAAACAAGGCCGTGAGGCGGAAAAACAGCTGATTTTAGAAGTGGAAGCCAGCGTGAAATTGCCAAATAAAGACAGCTTCCCAATCAGTACCAAAGTTAATCGCACATTCTTTGATAACTCCCGTGCAGCATTGGCAAAATCGGCAGAAAAAGACGTGATTTGGCAGGATATGCGTGAGCAGGCTGCGCGTCAGTTAATTAACAAAATGGTTGCCTTACAGCACCAAATTCATGGCAACTAA
- a CDS encoding glucose-6-phosphate 1-dehydrogenase family protein has product MNQSKLTSQSCDLFNIPFFQFAQMKKFCPQDIPRIKADYKAHWDTWKATILQVAAELGTPFAKPHIESWTNGWQVRGHFFAYFKYEYNLNSAAILSVLLNRRRLSVSLDWHCYRADRSQINVQQYNQWLENFDFARFAELDIWRGDESEYDDFRKVSELRQQDLTLRSDDNFWCIGRNAEKNELDKLDATQFIAESIRGLLPLYETCHQVKP; this is encoded by the coding sequence ATGAATCAATCTAAACTGACTTCTCAATCTTGCGATCTCTTCAATATTCCCTTCTTTCAATTCGCCCAAATGAAGAAATTTTGTCCGCAGGACATTCCTCGTATTAAGGCCGATTACAAGGCCCATTGGGATACGTGGAAAGCCACGATTTTACAGGTTGCCGCCGAGTTAGGTACGCCATTTGCCAAGCCGCATATTGAAAGTTGGACGAATGGTTGGCAGGTGCGCGGGCATTTCTTTGCCTATTTTAAATATGAATATAACCTCAATTCCGCGGCGATTTTGTCGGTGTTGTTAAATCGCCGTCGTTTATCCGTAAGTTTGGATTGGCATTGTTATCGTGCCGATCGGTCGCAAATTAACGTGCAACAATATAACCAATGGTTGGAGAATTTTGATTTTGCGCGTTTTGCCGAGCTGGATATTTGGCGAGGTGATGAAAGTGAATACGATGATTTCCGTAAAGTCAGTGAACTTAGGCAACAGGATTTAACGTTGCGTTCGGACGACAATTTTTGGTGTATTGGACGAAACGCGGAAAAAAACGAGTTGGATAAGCTGGATGCCACCCAATTTATTGCGGAGAGTATTCGTGGCTTATTGCCGTTATATGAGACTTGCCATCAGGTTAAGCCGTAA
- a CDS encoding DUF5339 family protein → MKKVLLAVLLSGFALSASAATSPTCEKYFADLDDFVKMAPADQQAALKQQNEETKKKFEMIPEAARDQACTQAADALKQAKAAMSSAGK, encoded by the coding sequence ATGAAAAAAGTATTATTAGCAGTATTATTATCCGGTTTTGCACTATCAGCTTCTGCCGCAACATCCCCAACCTGCGAAAAATATTTTGCCGATTTAGATGATTTTGTGAAAATGGCGCCAGCAGATCAACAGGCGGCATTGAAACAACAAAATGAAGAGACCAAGAAAAAATTTGAAATGATTCCGGAAGCTGCCCGCGATCAGGCTTGTACCCAGGCTGCTGACGCGCTTAAACAAGCTAAGGCTGCAATGAGCTCTGCAGGTAAATAA
- a CDS encoding DciA family protein, with protein sequence MQYNRAVNISELLQDSALAKVMQKGIWLNELNQQFKRLFPSQFEGLYGIANIDQTTLSIEVANSAVRQGLLFKQRELLKLVQRQLPQVTQLKIYVNPEFSAKR encoded by the coding sequence ATGCAATACAATCGGGCAGTGAATATCAGCGAATTGTTACAAGATTCTGCACTTGCGAAAGTGATGCAAAAAGGCATTTGGTTGAATGAATTAAATCAGCAATTCAAGCGTCTTTTCCCGTCACAATTTGAGGGATTGTATGGCATTGCGAATATCGACCAAACTACCTTGAGCATTGAAGTCGCCAATTCAGCTGTACGCCAAGGGCTACTTTTCAAACAGCGGGAATTGCTTAAATTAGTTCAACGACAACTGCCGCAAGTGACACAATTAAAGATTTACGTTAACCCGGAATTTAGCGCAAAACGTTAA
- the secA gene encoding preprotein translocase subunit SecA, with product MLRTIATKIFGSRNDRILRRLNKTVSKINKLEPTFEALSDDELKAKTAEFRARLAQGETLESLIPEAFATVREASKRVLGMRHFDVQLVGGMVLNSRCIAEMRTGEGKTLTATLPCYLNALPSKAVHVVTVNDYLARRDAETNRPLFEFLGMTVGVNVPGMSPEEKRAAYAADITYATNSELGFDYLRDNLAHAPQERFQKDLYYALVDEVDSILIDEARTPLIISGQAEDSSELYIAIDKLIPNLIKQDKEDTEEYQGTGDYTLDLKTKQAHLTERGQEKCEQWLIQHGFMKDTESLYSPSKITLLHHVMAALRAHTLFERDVDYIVKDGEIVIVDEHTGRTMAGRRWSDGLHQAIEAKEGVRIQSENQTVASITYQNYFRLYEKLAGMTGTADTEAFEFQKIYGLETVVIPTNRPMIRDDRTDVMFETEEYKFNAIIDDIKDCVARNQPVLVGTISIEKSELLSKALERAGIKHNVLNAKFHAQEAEIVANAGYPGAVTIATNMAGRGTDIVLGGNWKAEIDKLENPTQEQIDAIKAAWQERHDIVKQAGGLHIIGTERHESRRIDNQLRGRSGRQGDPGSSRFYLSLDDALMRIYLNEGKLNMMRKAFSQPGEAMESKLLAKVIASAQAKVEAHNFDGRKSLLEFDDVANDQRHAIYEQRNELLENDDISDTIEVIRQDVFNSIIDQYIPPQSLEEQWDVPGLEQRLRQDFALDLPITKWLDEDNHLHEETLRERIIQSATDEYKRKEELAGAQTMRNFEKGVMLQTLDELWKEHLSAMDHLRRGIHLRGYAQKDPKQEYKKESFQMFTEMLDALKLSVITTLSRVQVRTQEEMEEAERIRQELAQREAATMQYNNEESQGNQSNTEGHHKIGRNEPCPCGSGKKYKHCHGSRAKH from the coding sequence ATGCTTAGAACTATTGCAACCAAAATTTTTGGTAGTCGTAATGATCGTATCTTACGTCGTTTAAACAAAACCGTCTCAAAAATCAATAAATTAGAACCGACATTTGAAGCTTTGAGTGATGATGAATTAAAAGCAAAAACCGCAGAATTCCGTGCGCGTTTGGCGCAAGGCGAAACCTTAGAAAGCCTAATTCCGGAAGCCTTCGCCACGGTGCGTGAAGCCAGTAAGCGTGTGCTTGGTATGCGTCACTTTGACGTACAGTTAGTCGGCGGGATGGTGTTAAACAGTCGTTGTATTGCCGAGATGCGTACCGGTGAAGGGAAAACCTTAACCGCCACCTTGCCATGTTACTTAAACGCTCTACCGAGCAAAGCGGTGCACGTGGTTACCGTGAATGACTACCTTGCCCGCCGCGATGCGGAAACCAATCGTCCGTTATTTGAATTTTTAGGCATGACTGTCGGTGTCAATGTGCCGGGCATGTCACCGGAGGAAAAACGCGCGGCTTACGCAGCTGACATTACTTATGCCACCAACAGTGAGTTGGGATTTGACTATTTGCGTGACAACTTGGCGCACGCACCGCAAGAACGTTTCCAAAAAGATCTTTACTATGCCTTGGTGGATGAGGTGGACTCCATTTTAATCGACGAAGCGCGTACGCCGTTAATTATTTCCGGTCAGGCGGAAGACAGTTCCGAGCTTTATATTGCCATTGATAAGCTCATTCCGAATCTGATTAAGCAAGATAAGGAAGACACCGAAGAATATCAGGGCACCGGTGATTACACTTTAGATCTCAAAACCAAACAAGCGCACTTAACCGAGCGTGGTCAAGAAAAATGCGAGCAATGGTTGATTCAACACGGTTTCATGAAAGACACCGAATCCCTTTATTCACCATCTAAAATTACCTTGTTACACCATGTGATGGCGGCATTGCGCGCCCATACCTTATTTGAACGTGATGTGGATTACATTGTAAAAGACGGCGAAATCGTCATTGTGGACGAACACACCGGCCGTACGATGGCAGGTCGTCGCTGGTCCGACGGCTTACACCAAGCTATCGAAGCCAAAGAAGGCGTGCGTATTCAAAGCGAAAACCAAACTGTGGCATCCATCACTTACCAAAACTATTTCCGTTTATACGAAAAATTAGCAGGAATGACCGGTACGGCGGATACGGAGGCCTTTGAATTCCAAAAAATCTACGGATTAGAAACCGTAGTAATTCCAACCAACCGTCCGATGATTCGTGATGATCGTACCGATGTGATGTTTGAAACGGAAGAATACAAATTCAACGCCATTATTGACGACATCAAAGATTGCGTGGCACGGAACCAACCTGTTTTGGTCGGGACAATCTCCATTGAAAAATCCGAGCTACTCTCTAAAGCCTTAGAGCGCGCCGGTATCAAGCACAACGTGTTGAACGCTAAATTCCACGCACAGGAAGCGGAAATTGTGGCCAACGCAGGCTACCCGGGCGCCGTTACCATCGCCACCAACATGGCGGGCCGTGGTACCGACATTGTGTTGGGCGGCAACTGGAAAGCGGAAATAGATAAATTAGAAAATCCGACACAGGAACAAATTGATGCCATCAAAGCGGCATGGCAAGAACGTCATGACATTGTAAAACAAGCCGGTGGCTTGCACATTATCGGTACCGAACGCCACGAGTCCCGTCGTATCGACAACCAATTGCGCGGTCGTTCCGGCCGTCAAGGTGACCCGGGTTCGTCCCGCTTCTATTTGTCTTTAGACGATGCTTTAATGCGTATTTACCTCAACGAAGGCAAATTAAATATGATGCGCAAAGCCTTCAGCCAACCCGGTGAGGCCATGGAATCCAAATTATTGGCCAAAGTGATTGCCTCCGCCCAAGCGAAAGTGGAAGCCCATAACTTTGATGGTCGTAAGAGCTTGCTTGAATTCGATGATGTGGCAAATGATCAACGTCATGCCATTTACGAACAACGTAATGAATTATTGGAAAACGATGATATTTCAGACACTATCGAAGTCATTCGTCAAGACGTATTCAACAGCATTATCGATCAATACATTCCGCCGCAATCTCTTGAAGAACAATGGGATGTACCGGGATTGGAACAACGCTTAAGACAAGATTTTGCGTTAGATTTGCCAATTACCAAATGGTTGGATGAAGACAATCATCTGCACGAAGAAACCTTACGTGAACGCATTATTCAATCGGCAACTGATGAATATAAACGTAAAGAAGAACTGGCCGGTGCGCAAACCATGCGTAATTTCGAAAAAGGTGTGATGTTGCAAACCTTGGACGAACTCTGGAAAGAACATTTATCCGCAATGGATCACTTACGTCGTGGTATTCATTTACGCGGTTATGCACAAAAAGATCCGAAACAGGAATACAAAAAAGAATCCTTCCAAATGTTCACAGAAATGTTGGATGCCTTGAAATTAAGCGTGATTACCACCTTGAGTCGTGTTCAAGTCCGCACCCAAGAGGAAATGGAAGAAGCGGAAAGAATCCGTCAGGAGCTGGCGCAACGGGAAGCCGCTACCATGCAATATAATAATGAGGAATCTCAGGGCAATCAAAGCAATACGGAAGGACATCATAAGATCGGCCGTAACGAGCCTTGTCCATGCGGTTCAGGCAAGAAATATAAACATTGCCACGGCAGTCGTGCCAAACACTAA